One Panicum virgatum strain AP13 chromosome 3N, P.virgatum_v5, whole genome shotgun sequence DNA segment encodes these proteins:
- the LOC120667253 gene encoding scarecrow-like protein 9 produces MEQSAQTLSVFLNSFSSKPDGRIEGNHYVPSDMILPYISQLLMEDDIDDTLSDHPALLHVQQPFAQILSSCFGSDNGDTGEASKDLLQDGGGDERTLNLALSKGTHAVWAFLEGMKEAHMFLPRANGFGRGELVNQMVGESSNHNRAKKRYASDDHLEEVRRTSKSMMMIKEPKDICAHEMWDDIMSHGYDTYIIRGMEQLRIAMANEAEKNSRKDSRKTVVNVVDIRTILIHCAQAVAANDHKRAGELLKQIKQHASETGDVTQRLAQCFARGLEARLVGMGSQVWQLLRAEHISIVEFLKAHNLCMTACSFNRVMLLFSTMTILQAMVGKRRLHIVDYGMHYGFHWAELLRLLARREGGPPKVKITAIGYSRKGGPEKIEETGRRLSKCAHELGVPFHFHAIRKEWEEVCIEDLDKDAEDVLIVNDRFSFNTLMDESIFFDDPSPKDTVLQNIRNMRPDVFIQSILNTSYGSSYLSRFREALSYYTAMFDIFDAIIPRESKTRVVLEQDVFGRFALNIIACEGADLMERPEKYKQWQARNQRAGLRQLPLEPAIVDVLKDKATRCHHKDFLICEDGQWLLHGWMGRILCAQSAWVAEDTS; encoded by the coding sequence ATGGAGCAGTCAGCACAGACATTATCTGTCTTCCTTAATAGTTTTTCTTCAAAGCCCGATGGTAGAATTGAGGGCAATCACTATGTCCCTAGTGACATGATCCTCCCTTACATCTCACAATTGCTCATGGAGGATGACATTGACGATACACTCTCTGATCACCCTGCGCTACTCCATGTGCAGCAGCCCTTTGCTCAAATCCTCTCCTCATGCTTTGGCTCCGATAATGGTGACACAGGGGAGGCCAGTAAGGATTTGTTGCAAGATGGTGGTGGTGATGAAAGGACACTCAACCTGGCCTTATCGAAGGGTACACATGCAGTGTGGGCGTTCTTGGAGGGCATGAAAGAGGCCCATATGTTCTTGCCCAGAGCAAATGGTTTTGGAAGGGGTGAACTGGTGAATCAAATGGTCGGGGAAAGCAGCAACCATAATAGGGCCAAGAAGAGGTATGCTAGCGATGACCATCTAGAGGAGGTAAGAAGGACCAGCAAATCTATGATGATGATCAAGGAGCCTAAGGATATTTGTGCTCATGAGATGTGGGATGATATTATGTCACATGGCTATGATACATACATCATCAGAGGCATGGAGCAGTTGCGCATTGCCATGGCCAATGAGGCGGAGAAGAACAGCAGGAAGGATAGTAGAAAGACGGTGGTGAATGTGGTGGACATACGCACAATCTTGATCCATTGTGCGCAGGCGGTGGCAGCAAACGATCACAAGAGAGCAGGTGAGCTACTGAAGCAGATCAAGCAACATGCATCAGAAACAGGGGATGTCACACAGCGACTAGCTCAATGTTTTGCCAGGGGGCTAGAGGCACGGCTAGTAGGCATGGGGAGCCAAGTTTGGCAGCTGCTCAGGGCAGAGCACATCTCAATTGTAGAGTTCCTCAAGGCACACAACCTCTGCATGACAGCCTGCAGCTTCAACAGGGTGATGCTTCTTTTTTCCACAATGACCATCTTGCAGGCCATGGTGGGTAAGAGAAGACTACATATTGTTGACTATGGTATGCATTACGGGTTCCATTGGGCAGAGTTGCTCCGCTTGCTGGCAAGAAGGGAAGGTGGACCACCAAAGGTGAAGATCACCGCCATAGGCTACTCGCGCAAAGGTGGACCAGAGAAGATTGAGGAGACCGGGCGCCGTCTCAGCAAGTGTGCCCATGAGTTGGGTGTGCCATTCCAtttccatgccattaggaaggAGTGGGAGGAAGTTTGCATTGAGGACTTGGACAAAGATGCGGAAGATGTGCTCATCGTGAATGACCGCTTCagtttcaacaccttgatggaCGAGAGCATATTCTTTGATGACCCAAGCCCCAAGGATACCGTCCTGCAGAACATCAGGAATATGAGGCCAGATGTTTTCATCCAGAGCATTTTGAATACCTCATATGGTTCCTCCTACTTGTCGCGATTTCGGGAGGCGTTGTCCTATTACACGGCAATGTTTGACATATTTGATGCAATCATCCCACGGGAGAGTAAAACGCGAGTGGTGCTGGAGCAGGATGTTTTTGGACGTTTTGCACTGAATATTATCGCCTGTGAGGGCGCAGACCTGATGGAGCGTCCTGAGAAGTATAAACAGTGGCAGGCGAGAAACCAGAGGGCGGGCCTGAGGCAGCTGCCGCTGGAACCAGCCATTGTTGACGTACTGAAGGACAAGGCGACGAGGTGCCACCACAAGGACTTTTTGATTTGTGAAGATGGCCAATGGCTGCTGCATGGGTGGATGGGACGCATCCTCTGTGCCCAGTCGGCATGGGTAGCTGAAGACACCTCTTAG
- the LOC120667254 gene encoding uncharacterized protein LOC120667254 — protein sequence MAGGSGEAAMSPPSSGGGGGGKRGRDPEEDVYVDNLHSHKRYLSEIMASSLNGLSVGDSLSDNIMVSPARSETASCFRDEILSQYSPMSEDSDDYRCYDTQINPGVSQPDAMISPSTSPMSSPHRHQKPQCPLLPSNVYPLPSCSLSSVVCSHARRGSDNEGRFPSSPNDMCHGADLRRTALLRSVQMRVQGPHAYDLPFGIRQEQEHVHDHEDGHEYEHLEGLEGAERSPSCSKSIDDEVGYRRPDHDFGRPEHEIDYISNCTSVDCQNDPKFKQDKSHCKFDTSMDKNR from the exons ATGGCGGGAGGAAGCGGCGAGGCGGCAatgtcgccgccgtcctccgggggcggcggcggcgggaagcgCGGCCGGGACCCGGAGGAGGACGTGTACGTCGACAACCTCCACTCCCACAAGCGGTACCTCAGCGAG ATAATGGCGTCCAGCCTGAATGGACTGTCCGTCGGGGATTCACTCTCTGACAACATCATGGTGTCCCCTGCAAGGTCAGAGACTGCTTCGTGCTTCAG GGATGAGATATTATCCCAATACTCACCAATGTCAGAAGATTCGGATGACTACCGGTGCTATGACACTCAAATAAACCCCGGTGTGAGTCAACCTGATGCGATGATCAGCCCTTCAACTAGTCCAATGTCATCTCCTCACCGTCACCAGAAGCCACAATGTCCTTTGTTACCTTCGAATGTGTACCCTCTCCCGAGCTGCTCCCTCTCATCAGTAGTCTGCTCTCATGCTCGACGTGGCTCCGACAATGAAGGCCGGTTCCCATCCTCGCCGAACGACATGTGCCATGGGGCAGATCTGAGGCGAACAGCACTACTGAGGTCGGTGCAAATGAGGGTGCAAGGGCCCCATGCATATGATCTGCCATTTGGCATCAGACAAGAACAAGAACATGTTCACGACCATGAAGATGGACATGAGTATGAGCATCTAGAGGGTTTGGAAGGGGCTGAAAGATCACCCTCTTGCAGTAAATCAATTGATGATGAAGTTGGTTACCGTAGGCCGGATCATGATTTTGGGAGACCAGAGCATGAGATAGATTACATCAGCAACTGCACGTCAGTCGATTGCCAAAATGACCCAAAATTTAAGCAAGACAAGAGCCATTGTAAATTTGATACCAGTATGGATAAGAATAGATAG
- the LOC120667255 gene encoding protein disulfide isomerase-like 2-1 encodes MAPPQISRKTLGLLLLLAAAAVSPAAADDVVALTEADFEKEVGQDRGALVEFYAPWCGHCKKLAPEYEKLGASFKKAKSVLIAKVDCDEHKSICSKYGVSGYPTIQWFPKGSLEPKKYEGERSVEALTEFVNSEAGTNVKIAAVPSSVVVLTPETFDSIVLDKTKDVLVEFYAPWCGHCKHLAPVYEKLASVFKQDEGVVIANLDADKHTDLAEKYGVSGFPTLKFFPKGNKAGEDYDGGRDLDDFVKFINEKCGTSRDSKGQLTSEAGLVASLNPLVKEFINAADDKRKEVLSKIEEDVAKLSGSAAKHGKIYVTAAKKIMDKGSGYTKKETERLQRMLEKSISPSKADEFIIKKNILSTFSS; translated from the exons ATGGCGCCCCCTCAGATCTCCCGCAAAACCCTCGGCCTCCTgcttctcctcgccgccgctgccgtctcgccggccgccgccgacgatgtGGTGGCCCTGACGGAGGCCGACTTCGAGAAGGAGGTCGGCCAGGACCGCGGCGCCCTCGTCGAGTTCTACGCGCCATG GTGCGGCCACTGCAAGAAGCTTGCCCCAGAGTATGAAAAACTTGGTGCAAGTTTCAAGAAGGCTAAATCTGTATTGATCGCAAAG GTTGACTGTGATGAGCACAAGAGTATATGTAGCAAGTATGGAGTTTCTGGATACCCAACAATTCAATGGTTCCCCAAAGGTTCTTTGGAGCCAAAGAA GTATGAGGGTGAACGTTCCGTGGAAGCCCTCACAGAATTTGTTAACAGTGAAGCAG GCACCAATGTAAAGATAGCTGCAGTTCCTTCAAGTGTCGTGGTTCTGACTCCAGAAACCTTTGACTCAATTGTGCTTGATAAAACCAAAGACGTCCTTGTTGAGTTCTACGCCCCATG GTGTGGTCACTGCAAGCATCTTGCTCCG GTTTATGAGAAGCTGGCTTCAGTTTTCAAGCAGGATGAAGGTGTTGTGATTGCCAATCTTGATGCTGACAAGCACACTGACTTGGCTGAAAA GTATGGTGTTTCTGGTTTCCCCACATTGAAGTTCTTCCCTAAGGGAAACAAAGCTGGTGAAGATTATGATGGTGGCCGGGACTTGGATGATTTTGTCAAGTTCATTAACGAGAAGTGTGGTACCAGCCGGGATTCAAAGGGACAACTTACTTCAGAG GCTGGGCTTGTGGCAAGCTTGAATCCTCTTGTGAAGGAGTTTATCAATGCTGCAGATGACAAGCGGAAAGAAGTCCTTTCCAAAATTGAAGAGGATGTTGCTAAGCTCAGCGGTTCTGCTGCCAA ACATGGAAAGATCTACGTGACAGCTGCAAAGAAGATTATGGACAAGGGCTCTGGCTATACGAAGAAGGAGACCGAGAGGCTTCAGCGCATGCTGGAGAAG TCGATCAGTCCTTCCAAAGCTGATGAGTTCATCATCAAGAAGAACATTCTTTCGACATTCTCTTCTTGA
- the LOC120667257 gene encoding dnaJ protein ERDJ3B-like has translation MAATGKGGAARVAAAFLVLLHLFSAIAGKSYYDVLQVPKGASEDQIKRSYRKLALKYHPDKNPDNEEANKRFAEINNAYEVLTDQEKRKIYDRYGEEGLKQFQGRGGGGGGMNIQDIFSSFFGGGGGTEEEEEQILKGDEVVVELEASLEDLYMGGSLKVWREKNVIKPAPGKRKCNCRNEVYHRQIGPGMYQQMTEQVCDQCPNVKFVREGEFLTVDIEKGMQDGQEVLFFEEGEPKIDGEPGDLKFRIRTAPHGRFRREGNDLHATVTISLLQSLVGFEKTIKHLDNHLVEIGTKGITKPKEIRKFKGEGMPLYQSNKKGDLYVTFEVVFPKTLTDDQKAKLKDILV, from the exons ATGGCGGCAACGGggaagggaggggcggcgcgggtcgccgccgccttcctcgtCCTCCTGCATCTCTTTTCGGCGATCGCCGG GAAGAGCTACTACGACGTGCTGCAAGTGCCTAAGGGCGCGTCGGAGGATCAGATCAAGAGGTCGTACCGCAAGCTCGCCCTCAAGTACCACCCCGACAAGAACCCCGATAATGAGGAGGCCAACAAGCGCTTCGCGGAGATCAACAACG CGTATGAGGTGCTCACGGACCAGGAGAAGAGGAAGATATATGACCGGTATGGCGAGGAGGGGTTGAAGCAGTTCCAAGGCcggggaggtggcggtggtgggATGAACATTCAGGACATCTTTAGCAG CTtttttggtggtggtggtggaacggaagaggaggaagaacagATCCTAAAAGGTGACGAAGTGGTTGTTGAGCTGGAGGCTTCACTAGAGGATTTGTACATGGGTGGTTCCTTAAAG gtttggagagagaaaaatgTCATAAAACCAGCACCAGGAAAGAGGAAATGCAACTGTAGGAACGAAGTTTACCATCGACAAATTGGTCCTGGAATGTATCAACAGATGACTGAGCAG GTCTGCGATCAATGTCCAAATGTGAAATTTGTACGAGAAGGTGAATTTTTGACTGTTGATATTGAGAAGGGAATGCAAGATGGACAG gagGTTTTATTTTTCGAGGAAGGTGAACCTAAGATTGATGGTGAACCTGGTGATTTGAAG TTTAGGATCCGAACAGCACCACATGGGCGCTTCAGAAGAGAAGGCAATGACCTGCATGCAACAGTTACAATTTCCCTG CTGCAATCTCTGGTTGGTTTCGAGAAGACTATCAAGCATCTTGACAACCATCTCGTGGAAATCGGCACCAAG GGTATCACTAAGCCTAAGGAGATAAGGAAATTCAAAGGCGAAGGCATGCCGCTGTACCAAAGCAACAAGAAAGGCGACCTGTACGTCACATTCGAGGTGGTGTTCCCGAAAACGCTAACTGACGACCAGAAGGCAAAGCTGAAGGACATTCTGGTGTAG